The DNA region GTTGCCGATGTACATGCAAGTTATTATGGGGTAGAATTGAATGATAGCATGCTGGTACCAGGCAGCGATGCTAAGATCTTCAATACCAATTTCGAAAATTGGTATCTGAACCAGCCTAAAAAGGCATAGTTCATCTTTTTCTGTTTTATGGTTTGGATGCCCGTCATTATCAAAGTGACGGGCGTTTTTTATGGCAAAATATCCACTTTATATAGTGTAAGATAACTCAGAGCACCAAATATGGAGTGGTTTAACAGTGTTTATTGTTGTAATGTATTGGTAGTTAGGTTTTTATAAAATGGCATGTGTGTTGCAAAAAACAAAGGCCTGCCTTGGCAAATATTTGAATGGGTTTTTCAAAGCGGGTGGCAGATCAATTTAATTACAAAAATAACATGCTTCCTTACCATAACCTGATTGTCATCGATAAACGAAACCAACTCCCTGTTTACAGGCAAATTACCAATCGCCTGATCAGCCTTATAAAGGAGGGTTTAATTCCGCCAGGAACATTTTTTCCCGGTACCCGGCAAATGGCCGAATTTATCACCGTTAACCGTAAAACAATTATCAACGCTTACGAAGAGCTGATGACGGAAGATTGGATAGAACCGGTGGATAGGAAGGGCTATAGGGTAACACCCAAACTACCTGTAATTAAACCAAGGTCGTTTCAACCTCGCAACTCTTTTTCGCCTCTGGATAATATTTGCTCAATAAACCTTGCCTTGCAAGGTGTATTGCAACCAGAGCACCGGGCAACCAAAAGTTCGGATATTGTTGTTAACGATGGTTTTCCGGATCCGGAGCTTGCTCCGTTTTATGAGATCAGTAAAGTTTACCGGGATAAGGCCACCAGTTCGAGAATTAAACAGTTGATGTGTTTGAGGGACCAGGGTGGCCTTCCGCTGCTCAAAGAAGCAACCGCTTTATTTTTAAACGAAACCAGGGGGGTAAATATCAGGAAGGACGACCTGGTAATTACGCGCGGCGCGCAAATGGCTATTTACATAGCGGCTACAGTATTACTTACCAAAGGCGATCATGTAGTGGTAACCGAACCTAACTATCTTTATGCCGACCAGATCATTGAAAACGCTGGTGCCCGCATCTCAAAAATAGGAGTTGATGAGGAGGGGCCGGACCTGGGGCAACTGGAGCAGATCCTTAAAAAGTCGCCGGTAAAAATGCTTTATATAGTTCCTCATCTGCATCATCCTACCACCATAACAATGTCGGCCAGGAGAAGGCAGCATTTGCTTCAATTAATTGAACAGTATGGATTTTATGTAATTGAAGATGATTACGGCTACGATTTCCATTACACCAATAATCCTATCCTTCCGTTGGCCAGCGCCCCTCATGGCGGTAAAATAATTTATATAGGATCGTTTACAAAGTTGCTTGCCCCGTCAATAAGGGTAGGTTACATGATAGCTGCGCCCGAAATCGTAAAAAAAGCAATCGATCTAAAACGTTTGATTGATTTGAGAGGGGATACCTTTATTGAATTTATGCTGGCGCAGATGATCATCAACGGCGATCTGATTCGGCATATTAACCGGTCGAACAAGCTATACGCGCGGCGTTGTGATTTTATTTGCGATCTGCTTACCAAAAAATTATCGCATGCTGTTGATTTTACCCGGCCGCTTGGCGGGATGGCTATTTGGCTTAGGTTTAAGCAGGAATATCCTGTAAATAAAATAATTAACGATGCCGCCCATGCCGGGCTTCGTATGATCGGTATGTCGTTCAGGCTTCCTGGTAACCTGAACGATAACGGGATCCGGTTTGGGTTTGCCTCGCTCTCTGAAGAGGAGGTTTCAAAAGCTGTGGATATCCTGACTAAGTTAACTTCTTGATTTTGAATTGCAATTACGGATAAAGTATCCGGTGTTACTGTTAAAATCAGATGCATACCGCTATGAGCGGCGCACCTGATTTTAAGCTGGCTTGAATGATAGTTCCATTTTTATAAATTGAAAAACCCCATTGGCCGTTTGCGTAAAATTTACATAGACCGGTAATGCCCCGGCCTATGTAAAAAAACAATCAACCAAACTGACCAACCTGATAGCTGCCTGCAATTTGGGGGAAAGAAAGGTTGAACCTGTTCCAGGTGTTAATAGTTGTAACTGCAAGTGTGAGATCAATCAGTTCTTCTTCGGTAAAATGAGGTTTTACACGTTCGTAAACGCTGTCGGGCACGTCGCATTTAGTTACGGCCTCGGCCCAGCCCAGGGCTGCACGTTCACGGTCGGTAAAATAAGGTGTCTCACGCCATGCGCTGATACCGTAAAGCCTTTGCTCGGTTTCGCCATGTGCACGGGCATCTTTGGAGTGCATATCCAGGCAGTATGCACAACCGTTCATTTGAGATACCCTAAAGAATACCAATTCTTGCAGAGGTATTTCTATTGTTGAGTGTTTTAAATAAGCTCCCGTCTGAAACAGGGATTTCAGGGCGTTTTGCCCTTTGCCAAATAGATTAACTCTTTGTTCCATTGATAATTAAATTAAATTGTTATTTATTCGTAAAGGTGTAAGCTTTCGGGTTTTTGGAGGTCGTTGATCCAGTTCCGGATATACAGTAAAAGGCCTTGCTGATCTGGTTTTGTATTTGATTCGCCACAGCAGCCAAATACAATAAGGCCGAGAGCGATGCAGTGGGCGATATCAAGATGTTTTAATAAACCAATGCTGAAGCCGGCTATGAAGTTTTGCCTGGCATCCGCGCCGATCTCAATATGATGCTCAACTTTTTTTCGGCTAAGGACAAATTGCTGGTTGCGGGAGAATAGTATTGCATTATCGGCCGAGTAGATCAACAGGCGGCTAACATCCATAGTCCTGAAAATGGAAAAGTATTTTTTGTTGAGGTCGGATGGAGTTTGACCATCTACCGGCGTATCGGGATTTACGCCGTTCAATACCATCCACAACTTCATTGCCTCAGTTGCATCAAGTGCGAAGGTTACCTGACCATGGTGCGAAAATTCGCTTATGAGATCGATCGCTTCGTCTACCTGGAACGAAAGTTTATTTCCGGGATCACCGAGGTAAAAGATAAATTCAAGGTCTTTTTTATCCAGCGGCCTGATCACATCGGCCAACAAACCATTCCAAAGGTTGGATGCACCGGTAATAGCCGCCCAATCGTCAAATGCTATCGTTCGGCAATTGCTAAACAGTGAGCGAAGTTCCGCGATAACGGTTTCATTCTTAAAAAACGTCCATAAGTATTGTTCAACCTGCGCAGGTGGTAATGTTACCGATAACTTTAAAAGCGCGGTGAAATCATGACTTGCATTTAAGGTTATGCTACGCACACCCAAAAGTTTCAGAATTTCGGGAAGCGGTGCTTCGGTAACTCCCAGTTTATTTATCCTTAAACCGGATGAAAATTGATTTAAGTTTTCGTCTATAAGTGTGAGGTAAATATTTTCCGAAAGCAAACCGCTTTCCACAATCTGTAAAAGATTGGTTAAAACAGGTGCCGTATTTTTAATTTCCATGTTCAATGTTTCCATCTTCAAATTGTTTTTAGGTGCATTAATTTGTGTTTCCGTGCTAAAAAGGGTATATCCTTTCATCATCATCACCACTATTGGTAGCGTAATTCTGAATTTAGAGCCTTTTCATTTGTGTAAATGCGTGCACTTAGCAGATGTTTATTTGCTGCCTGCTTTCAGGTACCGTGCTTAGGCGCGATTTTGATATGATTACATACTGGCATATTTTGACGTTCCCAACCAGTTGCAACCGGGAAGCCGGGGGCAAAATTGTTAACTGTTCACACACTAATTGGCTTATAATAAAGCCCCAACCGATCCTTTCGGTTCCAGGTAAGGGCGTGTTAACGTTTTTGAGGAGGGTATAATCGGTTGCTTTATTCATCCTGCAATGGCTGTTCAACCATCCGTAAAGAGTCATCCATATATTCGCCTCCTTCACTAAAACTTTCTTCATTTGGATCATAATCTTCTGATGGCATTTCTCCGGATTGATCGCTTTTTTTGTGAGGATCGCTATGCGATCCGAATAACCAGTTTTCCATATTCATTTTTTTGTTTAACCTGTTGCGCGCCTGATTTATCGCCCGGTCCAGACCTATATTGCTGTGCAAAATCGTTGGCGAGGCGGCTTTTTAGCTTTTACAAGCGTTATGCCATTGAGTAATTGATTGATTTTTAGCTGGTTGTTGTTTTGGTGGAATTTTAATTACACCTTATTTCGCCGAACAAGCCGTTGATACACCAAATACAGAGCCTTTTCAGGTGACAACGTAGACTGGCAGAAACAAATTGGAGGCGCGAGGCCTTTTTTGAATACAGGAGGTGGGGGTTAAACTTAATGCATTTTTAATGTTCAATAAAAAGCTATCCGGATTGAAAGGTATATCCTGAAACAGAAACAACCACATAAACAGAGCAATGCTTTTTATGTGGTTGTTAAATCGGTTGAGCTAATAGGGGGTAATAGCCCATGCCAATAAAAATTAGAAATACCGTGGAAGGCTAACGCAGTTTTAAAATTTTTAATTACGGACCACTGCCGATTCTTTAACAACCTGCCACCTGCCTGATAGATATTCCCAGATCAAAGTAAAATATTTTCGGTTCAATTTGCCGTCAAATACAAGTTCGCGTGTAATTACAACCATGCCCATATTCCCATCACATACGGCGTAGTGATAGTCGGTTTTGGTAGAAAGTGGTTCGGTATTTAAATCTTTGTTTTGCTGTATAAAAGACATGAGCTGCTCTTTGTTCATAGTATCAACAACTCCGTCTTCATCAACTTTTACTATCAGTAAATTATCGGCATAAGCTTTATCAACGTATTGCACGTCAAAATGGGTTGCATGATAAATTAGTTCCCGGGTTAATTCAATTAATTGTTCGCTGTTCATCTTTTAATTTTTGAGGATTAATTATTGTGTGTATTCGACCTTTAGGTAAAACTGAATGTGTTAAGCTATGGTTATCGGGGATGAGCGGAGACAATACTTATGCCAGGTTCTAAATTGTTGATTTATAGGTATTTGTATATTAAATAAAAATATTGTACACCTTATTTCGACAATATTTGAATGCATTGACGAAATGGAGTGTCACGATCAGATGATTTTATACTGACTTGTATAGGGATTCTGAACTGCAGCGAAACTATTATCAGACTTGAGTGATATACGTGCCTTTAGAAATTGAGCTTCGCCAACTTACGGGGTTTGAAAAAATGATTCAAAGGGCCGGATCCCTCGCCGGTTTTTACATTCTGTCCTTCTTTGATGGCTATATTAACGTAGTTCCCGGCCAAAGCAATAGCTTCGGTTAGAGATTGCCCTCGTGCTATGTGAGATGCGATAGCCGAAGCCAGTGTACAACCCGTTCCGTGTGTATTTAAGGAATTTATAAAAGGATAGGCAAAAGTTTTTCTTACACCTTGCCGATCAGCATATACGTTGTAGAGTTCAGCCCCATCTAAGTGCCCGCCTTTTACAAGAACGCCCTGGCTACCTAAATCTAACAACGCTTCTGCCGCGTTTATCATATCATCAACATTACCAGCATATTTGCCTATTAGTTGAGCTGTTTCATTCAGGTTTGGCGTGAGCAGGGTTACCATTGGAAAAAGCAGCTCCTTCATGGCAAACAATGCTTCGTTATTTGCCAGTTGTTTTCCGCTGCTTGAGCTGATAACTGGGTCGAGGATGATGGGTAGCGGTTCGTATTTTTTTAAAGCATCGGTCACCGCCTGCACAGTTTCCGCATTTGGCAGCATCCCGATTTTTACAGCCAAAGGCCGGATATCGCTCATTACCGCGCTGATTTGATTTTGCACCATTGCCGGCCGTACGACGTGAATATCAGTTACCCCCAGGGTATTTTGCGCGGTAATGGCAGTAATGGCTGAGGTGCCGTAACAACCCAGGGCGGCAAAGGTCTTCAGATCGGCCTGAATGCCCGCACCGCCGCCGCTATCGGAGCCGGCGATGGTTAATACCGAACAATATTGATAATACTGCATCATTTCGTTTTAAAAATTAAAGGCGTTAATGCCCCCTTTTAAACTAAAGGCCGCTATTCCCGAAAAAGACCTGATTTGCTGAGCCGCTATTTTACTGCGTTGCCCGGTTTGGCAAATAAATACCAGCTTTTTACCGCTTGGAAAAATATTAGCGTGTTCTTCCAGCTCATAAAGCGGGATATTTATTCCTCCTATATTTTCATCGTCAAATTCATAGGTTTCACGCACATCAACCAGGTAAATTTCGTCGGGTGTTTCCGCGTGCCATTTTTTGAAGGTGTCGGCATCGATTTCATTTACAACCCTATCATTTTCAACCGACAGAGATGTGTTAACCGGGGGGGAAGGTGTTGCGGCAGAAATTTTGAAAATACTGATGCTGTTGTCAAGCGCATTCAGGGTGAACAGTTTGCCAGATAATAGTTCCCCAATACCGCAAATCAACTTAATGGCTTCGTTGGCCATATAAGTACCTATTATACCGGGTAATACGCCGATAACACCAATTTCGGCACAGTTGGGCGCTTCATTTTCTGGCGGCGCTTCGGAAAACAGGTCACGATAGCCGGGGCCGCCCCGATGATTAAACACCGATACCTGTCCCTCAAATTTAAATATTGAGCCAAATACCAGCGGTTTGCCAAGGGCGGCGCAAGTATCATTCACCAGGTAGCGGGTTGTAAAGTTATCGGAGCCATCTATCACCACATCAAAACCGATTATCAGTTGTTGGGCGTTGGCAAGGGTAATCCTTTCGGTATATGTTATCAGGTCTACAAAAGGATTAAGCTGATTTAGTTTTTGTTTGGCTGTCAAAGCCTTTGGCCGGCCAATATCAGCGGCAGCATATAATATTTGCCGGTGCAGGTTGCTGATATCAACCACGTCATCATCTACAATACCAATGGTGCCCACTCCGGCTGCAACCAGGTATTGCAAAACCGGGCAACCTAAGCCGCCGGCCCCTATCATTAACACCCGGGCGGCTTTTAGTTTTTCTTGTCCGTGCAGGCCCAGCTCGGGCAATATCATTTGCCGGTTGTATCTTTTCAGTTCTTCGCGTTCCAGCATATCCTTAGGTTAAACAGCTATCCCAATCTTTCCAAACCGCTTCATAGCCCTGTTTAGCAATTATCTCTGCGATTTCCGCAGGACTGCGCTCGTCGGAAATTTCGAACTGCTCCAGCGACTCAGGCTCTACCGTGTACCCGCCCGGATTGGTTTTTGAACCGGCGCTTATAGAGGTAATACCCAACTTGATGATATTATTGCGGAAGTTGGCAGATTCGCGGGTGGATATCGAGAGTTCAACCTCCTCGTTAAACAAACGATAAGCGCAGATCAGTTGTACCAGTTCGCGGTCATTCATCTCCACCTTTGGCTCAAGGCCGCCGCTAAAAGGTCTCAACCTCGGGAACGAAAGGCTGTATTTAGTTTGCCAGTATTTTTTTTCGAGGTAGTTAAGGTGCATCGCGGTGAAAAAACAATCGGTGCGCCAGTCTTCCAAACCAATTAAAACGCCCAGTCCCATTTTATGGATCCCGGCCTGGCCCAACCTGTCAGGCGTTTCCACCCTGTATTTAAAGTTTGATTTTTTGCCTTTGGGGTGGTGTTTTTTGTAATCCTCTTTATGATAAGTTTCCTGGTATACCAGCACGGTGTTAAGGCCATAAGGCGTTAGCTGCTGATAGTCTTCCAGGTCCATCGGTTGCACCTCCATCGAGATATGGGCAAAATGAGGCCTGATCAATTCGAGCGCTTTTTTAAAATAATCAACATGCACATTCACGTTGTCCTCGCCCGTTACCAGTAATACATGCTCGTAGCCCATCTCTTTAATAACGGCCACTTCCTGCATAATTTCCATTGGCGAAAGCGTTTTGCGTTTTACCTTGTTGTCGTAACTAAAGCCGCAATAAGTACAGATATTACTGCATTCGTTGGATAGATAAAGCGGCGCGTACATCTGCAGCACCTTACCAAAACGTTTCAGGGTCAGGCGCTGGCTGATCTGCGCCATTTGCTCCAGGTAGGGGGCTGCAGCAGGTGATACCAGGGCCTTAAAATCTTCCAATGTTCGTTTATCAGCGGCCAGGGCGCGTTCAACATCCGCGCTGGTTTTGGCGTAGATACTGGCCTTGGTATCATCCCAGTTATAGGTTTCAAAAATATCGTTAAAACTACTCATCTAAAAAAGAAGTTAGTGGACTACTTGCCATAGCATGTGATACCGGTTGTGCCAGTTTTGCTTCAAAAGCCATCCGGCCGGCTTCAACGGCCAGTTTAAATGCTTCGGCCATTTGTACAGGATTACTTGATACCGCGATGGCGGTGTTTACCAGTACCGCGTCGGCGCCTATCTCAAGCGCTTTGGCTGCATCAGACGGAGCACCTATACCCGCATCAACAATAACGGGTACACGGCTTTGGCTGATGATGATCTCTAAAAAATCGATGGTTTTAAGTCCTTTATTACTACCAATGGGCGAGCCTAAAGGCATCACGGCCGCGGTACCGGCTTCTTCAAGCCTTTTGCATAATACGGGGTCGGCATGGATATAGGGCAATACTGTAAAACCCAGTTTCGCCAGTTCTTCGGTAGCTTTTAGGGTTTCTATAGGGTCTGGCATCAGGTATTTGGGGTCTGGATGGATCTCCAACTTTATCCAGTTGGTTTCCAGCGCCTCGCGGGCAAGCTGGGCGGCAAACACAGCCTCCTTAGCGTTCCGTACACCTGAGGTATTAGGCAGCAGGTTAATATGCGGATATTTTAAACGCAGCAACAGATCGTCGTTGTCGTTGTTTTTTACATCAACACGCTTCAGGGCTACGGTTACCAGTTCAGAGCCTGAGGCCAGCAAAGCCTCCTCCATCATGACAGGCGAGTTAAATTTGCCGGTGCCTGTAAATAAGCGCGACTGAAAAGTTTTATCAGCGATGGTTAACATAGTGTTGATTTTAAGCTTCGTTAAACGAAGGTTGATTTAAATGATGGTATAATTCCGAAACCACTTGCCTGGCGTTGGTAGCGTGGGTGATTGCGCCGGACAGCGCAGCACCGTATACGCCGCTTTGTATGATCAGCGGTATATCGGCCGGCACAATGCCGCCGATAGCGATTACCGGGATACTCATATTTGCAAGACGCATCTGATCCATGATATCCCGATAACCGTCCAGCCCCAGAATAGGGCTCAGCTTTTGTTTGGTAGTTGTAAAACGGTAAGGGCCAAGGCCGATATAGTCGGCGCCCTCGGCAACGCGCTGTTTTACATGCGCAAATGTATTGGCCGTACCACCGATGATCATATCAGGGCCAACAATCTGACGGGCCTGTTGTATGGGCATATCCTGTAAACCCAGGTGCAGCCCATGGGCACCCGCCTTTTTTGCAATTTCAGGATGGTCGTTCACTATTAATCTGGCGCCGTATCCGTCACAAAGTTTAACGGCCTCGATGGCATAATGCAGAATGATATCTTCCGGTTGATCTTTAACCCTTAGCTGTACCCATTTACAACCGGCATCCAAAGCGGCTTTGATAGCGCCGGCATGTGTACCGTTTTGCGGCTGTTGAGAGATATAATGCAGTTTATCAATCATGGATTTAATTGTTCGGTTTGTTTTTTAATGCTTATAAAATTGGAAACAGCCTGCTTGGGATCTTGCCAGATAGCACCTAAAACCGCCGCTCCGTCAAAATTCATCTTTTTTAGTAGGGTTAAATTAGATACATCCACGCCGCCAAGCGCTATTATTTTTGGTCCGGACTTATTACTGTCTAAACAAAAACCGGCAGGCAGCATGCTTTGATAACCCGGTTTGGATATGCTATTGAACACCGGGCTTAAAAACGTGTACTCAAAATGTTTTAGTGAAGATGTGTCGCTAACATCATGTATCGAAGTACTCAACCGGTAGCCCTCTTTAAGCTGAATGTTTAACTTCAGTTGGTCGCTTTTGATACGATCCTTTTCGGGATAATGTAAATAGTGCATCTCAAAAACTTTAGCCAGCCCATGATGCTGATGACAAACTACCGCATGATGATAGGCCTGGTCAATCCGAGTAATCAGATTGGTACATTGATCGAGATCCCAACCTGGTTTGCGCAGGTGGAAACGCTGTAAACCGGCCCCGAACAAGCGGTTGATTATTTGTGCTTCATCCGGCACAGTATCCGGGGCCGATATCACGATCAATTCCATTACAGGTATATTTCGCTGCCTTTTTCGGCAAACTCCTTCGATTTTTGTTCCATGCCCCTGGTTAGCGCGTCGACTTCGTTAACACCGTTCTCTTTGGCAAAGTCGCGCACATCCTG from Mucilaginibacter sp. SJ includes:
- a CDS encoding aminotransferase-like domain-containing protein — protein: MLPYHNLIVIDKRNQLPVYRQITNRLISLIKEGLIPPGTFFPGTRQMAEFITVNRKTIINAYEELMTEDWIEPVDRKGYRVTPKLPVIKPRSFQPRNSFSPLDNICSINLALQGVLQPEHRATKSSDIVVNDGFPDPELAPFYEISKVYRDKATSSRIKQLMCLRDQGGLPLLKEATALFLNETRGVNIRKDDLVITRGAQMAIYIAATVLLTKGDHVVVTEPNYLYADQIIENAGARISKIGVDEEGPDLGQLEQILKKSPVKMLYIVPHLHHPTTITMSARRRQHLLQLIEQYGFYVIEDDYGYDFHYTNNPILPLASAPHGGKIIYIGSFTKLLAPSIRVGYMIAAPEIVKKAIDLKRLIDLRGDTFIEFMLAQMIINGDLIRHINRSNKLYARRCDFICDLLTKKLSHAVDFTRPLGGMAIWLRFKQEYPVNKIINDAAHAGLRMIGMSFRLPGNLNDNGIRFGFASLSEEEVSKAVDILTKLTS
- a CDS encoding carboxymuconolactone decarboxylase family protein encodes the protein MEQRVNLFGKGQNALKSLFQTGAYLKHSTIEIPLQELVFFRVSQMNGCAYCLDMHSKDARAHGETEQRLYGISAWRETPYFTDRERAALGWAEAVTKCDVPDSVYERVKPHFTEEELIDLTLAVTTINTWNRFNLSFPQIAGSYQVGQFG
- the thiD gene encoding bifunctional hydroxymethylpyrimidine kinase/phosphomethylpyrimidine kinase codes for the protein MMQYYQYCSVLTIAGSDSGGGAGIQADLKTFAALGCYGTSAITAITAQNTLGVTDIHVVRPAMVQNQISAVMSDIRPLAVKIGMLPNAETVQAVTDALKKYEPLPIILDPVISSSSGKQLANNEALFAMKELLFPMVTLLTPNLNETAQLIGKYAGNVDDMINAAEALLDLGSQGVLVKGGHLDGAELYNVYADRQGVRKTFAYPFINSLNTHGTGCTLASAIASHIARGQSLTEAIALAGNYVNIAIKEGQNVKTGEGSGPLNHFFKPRKLAKLNF
- the moeB gene encoding HesA/MoeB/ThiF family protein; this translates as MLEREELKRYNRQMILPELGLHGQEKLKAARVLMIGAGGLGCPVLQYLVAAGVGTIGIVDDDVVDISNLHRQILYAAADIGRPKALTAKQKLNQLNPFVDLITYTERITLANAQQLIIGFDVVIDGSDNFTTRYLVNDTCAALGKPLVFGSIFKFEGQVSVFNHRGGPGYRDLFSEAPPENEAPNCAEIGVIGVLPGIIGTYMANEAIKLICGIGELLSGKLFTLNALDNSISIFKISAATPSPPVNTSLSVENDRVVNEIDADTFKKWHAETPDEIYLVDVRETYEFDDENIGGINIPLYELEEHANIFPSGKKLVFICQTGQRSKIAAQQIRSFSGIAAFSLKGGINAFNF
- the thiH gene encoding 2-iminoacetate synthase ThiH; translated protein: MSSFNDIFETYNWDDTKASIYAKTSADVERALAADKRTLEDFKALVSPAAAPYLEQMAQISQRLTLKRFGKVLQMYAPLYLSNECSNICTYCGFSYDNKVKRKTLSPMEIMQEVAVIKEMGYEHVLLVTGEDNVNVHVDYFKKALELIRPHFAHISMEVQPMDLEDYQQLTPYGLNTVLVYQETYHKEDYKKHHPKGKKSNFKYRVETPDRLGQAGIHKMGLGVLIGLEDWRTDCFFTAMHLNYLEKKYWQTKYSLSFPRLRPFSGGLEPKVEMNDRELVQLICAYRLFNEEVELSISTRESANFRNNIIKLGITSISAGSKTNPGGYTVEPESLEQFEISDERSPAEIAEIIAKQGYEAVWKDWDSCLT
- a CDS encoding thiazole synthase, which encodes MLTIADKTFQSRLFTGTGKFNSPVMMEEALLASGSELVTVALKRVDVKNNDNDDLLLRLKYPHINLLPNTSGVRNAKEAVFAAQLAREALETNWIKLEIHPDPKYLMPDPIETLKATEELAKLGFTVLPYIHADPVLCKRLEEAGTAAVMPLGSPIGSNKGLKTIDFLEIIISQSRVPVIVDAGIGAPSDAAKALEIGADAVLVNTAIAVSSNPVQMAEAFKLAVEAGRMAFEAKLAQPVSHAMASSPLTSFLDE
- a CDS encoding thiamine phosphate synthase, with amino-acid sequence MIDKLHYISQQPQNGTHAGAIKAALDAGCKWVQLRVKDQPEDIILHYAIEAVKLCDGYGARLIVNDHPEIAKKAGAHGLHLGLQDMPIQQARQIVGPDMIIGGTANTFAHVKQRVAEGADYIGLGPYRFTTTKQKLSPILGLDGYRDIMDQMRLANMSIPVIAIGGIVPADIPLIIQSGVYGAALSGAITHATNARQVVSELYHHLNQPSFNEA
- a CDS encoding thiamine phosphate synthase encodes the protein MELIVISAPDTVPDEAQIINRLFGAGLQRFHLRKPGWDLDQCTNLITRIDQAYHHAVVCHQHHGLAKVFEMHYLHYPEKDRIKSDQLKLNIQLKEGYRLSTSIHDVSDTSSLKHFEYTFLSPVFNSISKPGYQSMLPAGFCLDSNKSGPKIIALGGVDVSNLTLLKKMNFDGAAVLGAIWQDPKQAVSNFISIKKQTEQLNP